Proteins encoded within one genomic window of uncultured Sphingopyxis sp.:
- the rlmB gene encoding 23S rRNA (guanosine(2251)-2'-O)-methyltransferase RlmB: MRQFSRHRRPGGQNSRGQAIRFWGRHAVLAALANPERTVKRIWGTREALGQLDLPPVIPISYADVADLARLVARDAPHQGLVIEVDPLEGVHLGDLLQEEVDAGSKRPLVILDQVTDPHNIGAVLRSAAAFDAAAIITQDRHSPPESGVIARSASGALETVPWVRVVNLSRALEEIAEAQYWRIGLMGDTETTLGSTLDGSKVALVLGSEGDGMRHNVMEHCDVLAKLPISPRMESLNISNAAAIALYAVATAQN; the protein is encoded by the coding sequence ATGAGACAATTTTCCCGTCATCGTCGTCCGGGCGGCCAGAATTCGCGCGGCCAGGCCATCCGTTTCTGGGGCCGCCACGCCGTTCTCGCCGCGCTCGCCAACCCCGAACGCACCGTCAAGCGCATCTGGGGCACGCGCGAAGCATTGGGCCAACTCGATCTGCCGCCGGTGATTCCGATCAGCTACGCCGATGTCGCCGACCTCGCGCGACTCGTTGCGCGCGACGCGCCGCATCAGGGCCTCGTCATCGAGGTCGACCCGCTCGAGGGCGTCCATCTCGGCGACCTGCTGCAGGAAGAGGTCGATGCCGGCAGCAAGCGCCCGCTCGTCATCCTCGATCAGGTCACCGACCCGCATAATATCGGCGCGGTGCTGCGCTCGGCGGCGGCGTTCGACGCCGCCGCGATCATCACGCAGGACCGCCACAGCCCGCCCGAAAGCGGCGTCATCGCGCGCTCGGCCTCGGGCGCGCTCGAAACCGTGCCGTGGGTACGCGTCGTCAACCTGTCGCGCGCGCTGGAGGAAATCGCCGAGGCGCAATATTGGCGCATCGGGCTGATGGGCGATACCGAAACGACGCTGGGCTCGACGCTCGACGGCAGCAAGGTCGCGCTCGTGCTCGGTTCCGAGGGCGACGGGATGCGCCACAATGTCATGGAGCATTGCGACGTGCTGGCGAAGCTCCCCATTTCGCCGCGGATGGAAAGCCTCAACATCTCGAACGCCGCGGCGATCGCGCTCTACGCGGTCGCGACGGCGCAAAACTAA
- a CDS encoding DNA-3-methyladenine glycosylase 2 family protein, translating to MSFGQEQLNAGIDAIAAIDANFARALGNAGYPPPRIRERGYTTLLRTIVGQQVSVAAANSIWTKLETAFGEGCPAEVMAAAEFDALRACGLSGQKQGYARSLAQLVLDGELDFDALPADDEEAIALLTKVKGIGRWSAEIYLLFAEGRPDIWPAGDLAVQEAVGRILGLGARPSEKQARELAEPWRPHRGAAAIFSWHCYNMDVI from the coding sequence ATGAGCTTCGGCCAGGAGCAGCTGAATGCGGGAATCGACGCGATCGCCGCGATCGACGCCAATTTCGCGCGCGCGCTCGGCAACGCCGGCTATCCGCCGCCGCGCATCCGCGAGCGCGGCTATACCACCCTGCTCCGCACCATCGTCGGCCAGCAGGTCAGCGTCGCCGCCGCGAATTCGATCTGGACCAAGCTGGAGACCGCCTTCGGCGAAGGATGCCCCGCCGAGGTCATGGCCGCCGCCGAGTTCGACGCGCTGCGCGCCTGCGGCCTGTCGGGACAGAAGCAAGGCTATGCCAGGAGCCTCGCGCAGCTCGTGCTCGACGGCGAACTCGATTTCGACGCCCTCCCCGCCGACGACGAGGAAGCGATCGCCTTGCTCACCAAGGTCAAGGGCATCGGCCGCTGGTCGGCCGAAATCTACCTGCTCTTCGCCGAAGGCCGCCCCGACATCTGGCCCGCGGGCGACCTCGCGGTGCAGGAAGCCGTCGGCCGCATCCTCGGGCTCGGCGCGCGGCCGAGCGAGAAACAGGCGCGCGAACTGGCCGAGCCATGGCGTCCGCATCGCGGCGCGGCGGCGATCTTCAGCTGGCACTGCTATAATATGGATGTGATCTGA
- a CDS encoding sigma-70 family RNA polymerase sigma factor — translation MGIAKTGDVNREKRARIMAWVGREILPHEADVRSWLLHTLDPDDLEDVIQETYCQIAGMKDVGHIHSGRAYFFTVARRIVLMRLRRARIVSIESVTEIESLNIVGDEPSPERVAAGRRELDRVRRLIEGLPDRCRKIFELRKVEGLPQKDVAARLGVTEHTVENDVAKGLRLILQAIADGDQSAEQAMARMGQDERTRNSTRDQ, via the coding sequence ATGGGGATCGCAAAGACGGGTGATGTGAACAGGGAGAAGCGCGCGAGGATCATGGCTTGGGTGGGGCGGGAAATCCTGCCGCACGAAGCCGACGTGCGCTCCTGGCTGCTCCACACGCTCGATCCCGACGACCTCGAAGACGTCATTCAGGAAACCTATTGCCAGATCGCCGGCATGAAAGATGTCGGCCATATTCACAGCGGCCGCGCCTATTTTTTCACCGTCGCGCGCCGGATTGTCCTGATGCGGCTGCGCCGTGCGCGCATCGTCAGCATCGAATCCGTTACGGAAATCGAGAGCTTAAACATCGTTGGAGATGAACCGTCTCCCGAACGGGTAGCCGCGGGCCGCCGCGAACTCGATCGGGTGCGCCGTCTGATTGAGGGATTGCCCGATCGATGCCGAAAGATATTCGAGCTTCGCAAGGTCGAGGGACTGCCCCAGAAGGACGTTGCAGCGCGGCTTGGGGTAACGGAACACACGGTCGAGAACGACGTGGCGAAGGGTTTGAGATTGATATTGCAGGCAATAGCCGATGGCGACCAGTCGGCCGAGCAGGCAATGGCGAGAATGGGACAAGATGAGCGAACGCGAAACAGCACACGCGATCAATGA
- a CDS encoding 2Fe-2S iron-sulfur cluster-binding protein encodes MAKLIVVTRDGTEHEIEGDTSLTVMENIRDAGFDELLALCGGCCSCATCHVHVEAGDTAAMPAMSEDENDLLDSTTDRDEASRLSCQIPFSDALDGLKVRIAAED; translated from the coding sequence ATGGCGAAGCTGATTGTCGTGACGCGCGACGGAACCGAGCATGAGATCGAAGGCGACACCAGCCTGACCGTGATGGAGAATATCCGCGACGCGGGTTTCGACGAACTGCTCGCGCTGTGCGGCGGCTGCTGTTCGTGCGCGACCTGCCATGTCCATGTCGAGGCGGGCGACACCGCCGCGATGCCCGCGATGAGCGAGGACGAGAACGACCTGCTCGATTCGACCACCGACCGCGACGAAGCTTCGCGCCTGTCGTGCCAGATCCCGTTCAGCGATGCGCTCGACGGGTTGAAGGTGCGGATCGCGGCGGAGGATTGA
- the tig gene encoding trigger factor, which yields MKTVETLNEGLKREYRVTITAKDIDARVDDEVKSIAPTVRMPGFRPGKVPPNLIRKMHGPALSADALNKAIDAGVRDLMAKEKLRPALQPAVTLADGYETGKDAEVTVALEVLPEIETPSIDGLKLERLTVPADDKAVMAKIEEFAAQMKRFEEAPKTKKAAQGDQVIIDFAGSVDGVAFDGGTGEDMAVEIGSGQLIPGFEDQLVGVKAGDEKVLKVTFPDEYPVENLKGKPAEFAVTVKEVKVPAASKIDDEFAKSLGLESLDKLKELMKDQVEQELNGLTRTYMKRKLLDQLAASHDFDVPPTMVEAEFNQIWQQLEHEASHEEDPEAAKAELESDRDEYRSIAVRRVRLGLLLSEIGQAHGVQVSAQEMQRLVMQAAQQYRPEDRQRFVEYVQQDALAAAQLRAPLYEDKVVDFLFEKAEISDREVTREEIEAAIEADDDGHVHGPGCGHDHDHDAKPAKKAAAKKAAPAKKDAVKEEAKAEPKKASAKKAAAKAEDKPAAKKAAPAKAEKAEPAKKAPAKKAAAKK from the coding sequence ATGAAGACCGTCGAAACGCTGAACGAAGGCCTGAAGCGCGAATATCGCGTCACGATCACCGCCAAGGATATCGACGCGCGCGTCGACGACGAGGTGAAGAGCATCGCCCCGACCGTCCGCATGCCCGGTTTCCGCCCTGGCAAGGTGCCGCCGAACCTGATCCGCAAGATGCACGGGCCCGCGCTGTCGGCCGACGCGCTCAACAAGGCGATCGACGCCGGCGTGCGCGACCTGATGGCGAAGGAAAAGCTGCGCCCGGCGCTGCAGCCCGCGGTGACGCTGGCCGACGGTTATGAAACCGGCAAGGACGCCGAAGTCACCGTCGCGCTGGAAGTGCTGCCCGAAATCGAAACCCCGTCGATCGACGGGCTGAAGCTCGAGCGGCTGACCGTTCCCGCCGACGACAAGGCGGTGATGGCGAAGATCGAGGAATTCGCCGCGCAGATGAAGCGGTTCGAGGAAGCGCCGAAGACCAAGAAGGCCGCCCAGGGCGATCAGGTCATCATCGACTTCGCCGGCAGCGTCGACGGCGTCGCCTTCGACGGCGGCACGGGTGAGGACATGGCGGTCGAGATCGGCTCGGGCCAGCTGATCCCGGGCTTCGAAGACCAGCTCGTCGGCGTCAAGGCGGGCGACGAAAAGGTGCTGAAAGTCACCTTCCCCGACGAATATCCGGTCGAGAATCTGAAGGGCAAGCCCGCCGAATTCGCCGTCACGGTGAAGGAAGTGAAGGTCCCCGCGGCGTCGAAGATCGACGACGAGTTTGCGAAATCGCTCGGCCTCGAAAGCCTCGACAAGCTCAAGGAGCTGATGAAGGATCAGGTCGAGCAGGAACTGAACGGCCTGACGCGCACCTATATGAAGCGCAAGCTGCTCGACCAGCTCGCCGCGAGCCACGACTTTGACGTGCCGCCGACGATGGTCGAGGCCGAGTTCAACCAGATCTGGCAGCAGCTCGAGCATGAAGCGAGCCACGAGGAAGATCCCGAAGCGGCGAAGGCCGAACTCGAGAGCGACCGCGACGAATATCGCAGCATCGCGGTGCGCCGCGTCCGCCTCGGCTTGCTTCTGTCGGAGATCGGCCAGGCGCATGGCGTGCAGGTGTCGGCACAGGAAATGCAGCGCCTCGTCATGCAGGCGGCGCAGCAATATCGCCCCGAAGACCGCCAGCGTTTCGTCGAATATGTCCAGCAGGACGCGCTCGCCGCCGCGCAGCTCCGCGCGCCGCTTTATGAGGACAAGGTCGTCGACTTCCTGTTCGAAAAGGCCGAGATCAGCGACCGCGAAGTGACGCGTGAAGAGATCGAGGCGGCGATCGAGGCCGACGATGACGGCCACGTCCACGGTCCGGGCTGCGGTCACGACCATGACCATGACGCGAAGCCCGCCAAGAAGGCGGCCGCGAAGAAGGCTGCGCCCGCCAAGAAGGATGCGGTGAAGGAAGAGGCCAAGGCCGAGCCCAAGAAGGCGTCGGCGAAGAAGGCTGCGGCCAAGGCCGAGGACAAGCCCGCCGCGAAGAAGGCTGCTCCGGCGAAGGCCGAAAAGGCCGAGCCCGCGAAAAAGGCTCCGGCCAAGAAGGCCGCCGCGAAGAAATAG
- a CDS encoding FecR domain-containing protein yields the protein MSERETAHAINERAAAWVARMDREGHDPAVRAELKAWLAGDDRRRGAYFRAKVAWNMLDRASVLRAGQPQSYEVAAAGGAWFSRRRVLWGGGVAAAAAALVVGLPNLDFFAAPDQKIQTAIGEIRRVPLSDGSFAAVNTQTALDVTMKPEVRRIALKEGEAWFQVAKNRERPFIVEVGDVRVRAVGTAFSVRREADGVDVQVTEGVVEVWRVGDEKNVQRVSAGARAFVAPDKAVVSVPAISEEIDKALAWRTGQLVFDGDTVAEAVAEFNRYNVRTIELSDAALGRKKMIGRFRTNEPDAFARAVANLTDSRAEITADRIILSSN from the coding sequence ATGAGCGAACGCGAAACAGCACACGCGATCAATGAGCGCGCCGCCGCGTGGGTCGCCCGCATGGACCGCGAGGGCCATGACCCTGCCGTGCGCGCCGAGCTCAAGGCGTGGCTCGCGGGTGACGATCGCCGCCGCGGCGCTTATTTTCGCGCCAAGGTCGCATGGAATATGCTCGACCGGGCAAGCGTTCTCCGCGCTGGACAACCGCAATCCTATGAGGTGGCCGCCGCCGGCGGCGCCTGGTTTTCAAGGCGGCGTGTCCTATGGGGCGGCGGTGTCGCCGCTGCTGCCGCCGCGCTGGTGGTCGGCCTTCCGAACCTGGATTTCTTCGCTGCGCCCGACCAGAAAATCCAGACGGCGATCGGGGAAATCCGGCGGGTTCCGCTGAGCGATGGCTCGTTCGCGGCTGTGAATACGCAAACCGCCCTCGACGTGACGATGAAACCCGAGGTGCGCCGGATCGCGCTCAAAGAGGGCGAGGCGTGGTTTCAGGTAGCCAAGAACCGCGAGCGTCCGTTCATCGTCGAGGTCGGCGACGTGCGCGTCCGGGCAGTCGGCACCGCATTTTCGGTCAGGCGTGAGGCCGATGGTGTCGATGTGCAGGTCACGGAGGGCGTGGTCGAAGTTTGGCGCGTCGGGGATGAAAAGAACGTCCAGCGCGTATCGGCAGGGGCACGCGCGTTCGTCGCACCCGATAAGGCCGTCGTATCCGTCCCGGCCATCAGCGAGGAAATCGACAAGGCGCTCGCATGGCGAACCGGCCAGCTCGTGTTTGACGGCGATACGGTCGCCGAGGCCGTTGCCGAGTTCAATCGCTACAATGTTCGCACGATCGAGCTGTCCGACGCGGCGCTTGGGCGCAAAAAGATGATCGGTCGCTTCCGCACCAACGAACCCGACGCCTTCGCGCGCGCTGTTGCGAATCTGACGGATTCCCGCGCCGAAATCACCGCTGACCGGATTATCCTGTCATCGAACTGA
- a CDS encoding amidohydrolase encodes MKSITAAIALLLATTTPAAAQDTILYRGGPIITMDGDTPQSVEAVVTRGDRIAFVGTEQEARKVAGSDAAIHDLHGATLLPGFIDAHSHFSAMMQMASGLDLDDPSLPPVTDIASLQAAIRGFIDARAIPAGGWVVVWQYDDQKLAEKRHITRAELDAIAADRNIVVLHSSLHSLVANSATLAAAHLTDASTPPPGGTFLRDAEGRLNGVLLETAAFIIHGAMPKPTLDQRLATLDAAQQRYFAHGYTHAQDGATLLGDIAFFTGAAARERLKIDLALLPLYTGLDKLLADPALEFGVYRGHAKLQGIKFILDGSVQARTGYFTRDYALGSPTGENPWHGHPNIAPGAFRAAAAKVNDRGWQIFAHANGDAAIDMAIKTYDALGITAADDRRPIIIHSQFQRPDQLAAYKRIGVGPAYFTNHTWYWADTHRRNFPAEVVDFISPMKSAKAAGLTPSNHSDFPVTPIDPMFMLWTAMARVSPTGVVSGAGERVDAYAALQALTTGPAWQAFEEDRKGRIKPGLLADFVILDKNPLTTPVDGIKDIRVRETIKEGRSVWKAAD; translated from the coding sequence ATGAAATCCATCACCGCCGCCATCGCGCTGCTTTTGGCAACCACAACGCCCGCCGCCGCACAGGACACGATCCTCTATCGCGGCGGCCCGATCATCACCATGGACGGCGACACCCCCCAAAGCGTCGAGGCCGTCGTCACCAGGGGCGACCGCATCGCCTTCGTCGGCACGGAGCAGGAGGCGCGCAAAGTGGCGGGCAGCGACGCCGCAATCCACGACCTTCACGGCGCCACCCTCCTCCCCGGCTTCATCGACGCCCATTCGCATTTTTCGGCGATGATGCAGATGGCGAGCGGGCTCGACCTCGACGATCCGTCGCTGCCGCCCGTCACCGACATCGCTTCGCTCCAGGCCGCGATTCGCGGCTTCATCGACGCACGCGCGATCCCCGCGGGCGGCTGGGTCGTCGTGTGGCAATATGACGATCAGAAGCTTGCCGAAAAACGACACATCACCCGCGCCGAACTCGACGCCATAGCCGCCGACCGCAACATCGTCGTGCTGCACAGCTCGCTGCATTCGCTGGTCGCCAACAGCGCCACCCTCGCCGCCGCGCATTTGACCGATGCCAGCACGCCGCCGCCCGGCGGCACCTTCCTGCGCGATGCCGAAGGGCGCCTCAACGGCGTGCTGCTCGAAACCGCCGCCTTCATCATCCACGGCGCGATGCCGAAACCGACGCTGGACCAGCGGCTGGCGACGCTCGACGCCGCACAGCAACGCTATTTCGCCCACGGCTACACCCATGCGCAGGACGGCGCGACGCTGCTCGGCGACATCGCTTTCTTCACCGGCGCCGCGGCGCGCGAACGCCTGAAAATCGATCTCGCGCTCCTCCCGCTCTACACCGGGCTCGACAAGCTGCTCGCCGACCCCGCTCTCGAATTCGGGGTCTATCGGGGCCATGCCAAGCTGCAGGGGATCAAATTCATTCTCGACGGTTCGGTGCAGGCGCGCACCGGCTATTTCACCCGCGACTATGCGCTGGGCAGCCCGACGGGCGAGAATCCGTGGCACGGCCACCCCAATATCGCCCCCGGCGCCTTTCGCGCCGCCGCGGCCAAGGTGAACGACCGCGGCTGGCAGATTTTCGCGCACGCCAATGGCGACGCCGCGATCGACATGGCGATCAAAACCTATGACGCGCTGGGGATCACCGCCGCCGACGACCGCCGCCCGATCATCATCCATTCGCAGTTCCAGCGCCCCGACCAGCTCGCCGCATACAAACGCATCGGCGTCGGCCCCGCCTATTTCACCAACCACACATGGTATTGGGCCGACACCCACCGCCGGAATTTCCCCGCCGAGGTCGTCGATTTCATCAGCCCGATGAAGTCCGCCAAAGCCGCGGGGCTGACGCCCTCGAACCACAGCGACTTTCCGGTCACGCCAATCGACCCGATGTTCATGCTCTGGACCGCGATGGCGCGCGTTTCGCCCACCGGCGTCGTCAGCGGCGCAGGCGAGCGCGTCGACGCCTATGCCGCGCTCCAGGCGCTCACCACCGGTCCGGCCTGGCAAGCGTTCGAAGAAGACCGCAAGGGCCGCATCAAGCCGGGCCTGCTCGCCGACTTCGTGATCCTCGACAAGAACCCGCTGACGACGCCGGTGGACGGCATCAAGGACATCAGGGTCCGCGAAACGATCAAGGAAGGCCGCAGCGTCTGGAAGGCGGCCGATTAG
- a CDS encoding site-specific integrase, translated as MGRLTAIAVKAALANPGTYQDGEGLFLKVDKRGGASWFLRLQRDGKRHDIGLGSAKLLTLAEAREKSRGLRKAVKVERRDVLAEKKDEVAAKVTFREAARQYHAENKAGWKSPIYARQWLASLENHAFAKLGDIPTGGIGSPDIIAVLTPIWQEIPETARQVRNRICAVLDYAHAKGWRSSEAPSGSGSLKAGRGLPRQVKERENRKAMPYVAVPAFMTALQRKPSFGRLALELLILTAVRSQEVRLATWTEFDLEGRLWTIPADHMKRSKGHMVPLSDAALAVVAKAAAFRLGESDVVFPGMAGKPMSDMTLLKVMRDMSEPYHVHGFRSAFTDWAANEGFADAVVEAALAHKTPDAVQAAYRRTTYLGTPDKPGARVELMAAWGRYCASGAVGTDNMVPLAGKKAG; from the coding sequence ATGGGCAGGCTCACGGCGATTGCGGTCAAGGCAGCTTTGGCGAATCCTGGTACTTATCAGGATGGCGAAGGGCTGTTTTTGAAGGTGGACAAGCGCGGCGGAGCCTCCTGGTTCCTGCGATTGCAGCGCGACGGCAAGCGGCATGATATAGGGCTCGGCAGCGCCAAGCTGCTGACGCTGGCGGAAGCCCGCGAGAAGTCGAGGGGGCTGCGTAAGGCGGTCAAGGTGGAACGGCGCGATGTTCTGGCCGAAAAGAAAGACGAGGTTGCCGCGAAGGTGACGTTCCGCGAGGCCGCGCGCCAATATCATGCCGAGAATAAGGCCGGCTGGAAAAGTCCCATTTATGCTCGTCAGTGGCTCGCCAGTCTGGAAAACCACGCCTTCGCGAAACTGGGCGATATTCCGACCGGAGGCATCGGCTCGCCCGACATCATCGCGGTGCTGACCCCGATCTGGCAGGAAATCCCCGAAACGGCGCGCCAGGTGCGCAACCGGATATGCGCGGTGCTCGATTATGCTCACGCGAAGGGCTGGCGTTCCAGCGAAGCCCCGTCGGGTAGCGGAAGCCTGAAAGCTGGGCGCGGTCTGCCCCGGCAAGTGAAGGAACGCGAAAACCGCAAAGCCATGCCCTATGTCGCCGTGCCGGCCTTCATGACGGCATTGCAACGCAAGCCGTCATTCGGACGACTCGCGCTGGAACTGCTCATCCTGACGGCTGTTCGTTCGCAGGAGGTGCGCCTTGCCACCTGGACCGAATTCGACCTTGAGGGCCGCCTCTGGACGATCCCCGCCGATCATATGAAGCGGAGCAAGGGGCACATGGTGCCACTCTCAGACGCCGCTCTGGCGGTGGTGGCGAAGGCGGCGGCGTTCAGGCTGGGGGAGAGTGATGTCGTGTTTCCGGGCATGGCTGGCAAGCCGATGTCGGACATGACGCTGCTGAAGGTGATGCGCGACATGAGCGAGCCTTACCACGTCCACGGTTTCCGTTCCGCCTTTACCGATTGGGCGGCGAACGAGGGCTTTGCCGATGCCGTGGTGGAGGCGGCGCTGGCGCATAAGACGCCGGACGCAGTGCAGGCCGCCTATCGCCGCACCACCTATCTTGGCACCCCCGATAAGCCGGGAGCGCGTGTGGAACTGATGGCCGCGTGGGGACGCTATTGCGCGAGCGGAGCAGTTGGCACGGACAATATGGTGCCACTGGCAGGAAAAAAGGCGGGATAA